The following are encoded together in the Nocardia sp. XZ_19_385 genome:
- a CDS encoding carotenoid oxygenase family protein, with the protein MSIDEVRAPEADLHHRVYEPLLDERAYRVEQIDGTLPKDLTGTLYRIGPGKHRVGNTLLHSLFDGDGMVSQFVLDGSSVRYRNRYVRTRHFEHGRRSDRIRYRGVGTQIPGGPLANIGRLPANLANTNIVNYDGGLLALWELGNPHRIDPDSLDTLGPLDFDGKLGFLGAFSAHPKWDPVTGDMYNFGLDLLPTPRIRTYRVDRSGRLHLLATVPMLDLVWNHDFALTGKYLVFVLDPLLPDLPKIALASHSFIDSLRFDRAKGTRFLLVPKAGGRPRIVEHEALLHFHLTNAYDDGADVVVELVRFDTPWDEVRGATNSINSGLAQVPRFPDSRLMQYRITRGGTVIERELSGRSVEFPQYDWRQSTRRHRYSYLAGKSADARVYDSIVKVDQRSGMETRCEFALSSVGEPLFVPRTPDAEEDDGWLLFLNHQLAEHRSQLVLLDARDLERGPLATAWLGHHIPWGFHGTFTQRIAR; encoded by the coding sequence ATGTCGATCGACGAGGTCAGGGCGCCCGAAGCGGACCTGCATCACCGCGTGTACGAACCGCTGCTGGATGAGCGTGCCTATCGCGTCGAGCAGATCGACGGGACGCTGCCCAAGGATTTGACCGGCACGCTGTACCGGATCGGGCCCGGCAAGCATCGGGTCGGGAACACGTTGCTGCACAGTCTCTTCGACGGCGACGGCATGGTTTCGCAGTTCGTGCTCGACGGCTCCTCGGTGCGCTACCGCAACCGATACGTCCGCACCCGGCACTTCGAGCACGGCCGGCGCTCGGATCGGATCCGGTATCGCGGCGTCGGCACCCAGATCCCCGGCGGTCCGCTGGCCAATATCGGCCGGTTGCCCGCCAACCTGGCCAACACCAATATCGTCAACTATGACGGCGGGCTGCTGGCGCTGTGGGAGCTGGGCAACCCGCATCGGATCGACCCCGATTCGCTGGATACGCTGGGCCCCTTGGATTTCGACGGCAAGCTCGGATTCCTCGGCGCGTTCTCCGCGCACCCGAAATGGGATCCGGTCACCGGCGATATGTACAACTTCGGACTCGACCTGCTGCCCACGCCCCGGATTCGCACCTACCGGGTAGACCGCTCCGGCCGGCTGCATTTGCTCGCGACGGTGCCGATGCTGGACCTGGTGTGGAATCACGACTTCGCGCTGACCGGGAAATACCTGGTCTTCGTACTCGACCCGCTGCTACCGGACCTGCCCAAGATCGCGCTGGCCAGCCATTCCTTCATCGACTCGCTGCGCTTCGACCGGGCCAAGGGCACCAGATTCCTGTTGGTGCCCAAGGCCGGCGGTCGTCCGCGCATCGTCGAGCACGAGGCACTGCTGCACTTCCATCTGACCAACGCCTACGACGACGGCGCGGATGTCGTCGTCGAATTGGTGCGCTTCGACACCCCTTGGGACGAGGTCCGCGGGGCGACCAACTCGATCAACAGCGGTCTCGCGCAAGTTCCGCGGTTCCCGGACTCGCGCCTGATGCAGTACCGGATCACCCGGGGCGGCACGGTGATCGAACGCGAGCTCTCCGGGCGGTCGGTGGAATTCCCGCAGTACGACTGGCGGCAGAGCACGCGCCGGCACCGGTACAGCTATCTCGCGGGCAAGAGCGCGGACGCCCGGGTCTACGACTCGATCGTCAAAGTCGACCAGCGCTCGGGTATGGAGACGCGCTGCGAGTTCGCGCTCAGCAGTGTGGGCGAACCCCTGTTCGTACCGCGCACCCCTGATGCCGAGGAGGACGACGGCTGGTTGCTGTTCCTCAATCATCAACTCGCCGAACATCGTTCACAGCTGGTCCTGCTCGACGCCCGCGATTTGGAGCGCGGCCCGCTGGCCACGGCGTGGCTCGGCCATCACATCCCGTGGGGTTTCCACGGGACCTTCACCCAGCGGATCGCCCGCTGA
- a CDS encoding TetR/AcrR family transcriptional regulator, with amino-acid sequence MTRPEVMRPYGGVSAEARRAERRARLLAAGRKAWAESGPAGVKVRGICALSGLTDRYFYEQFANRDALLLAVADDVRDQLLTAMVQAGLGAEGGAAEKLQAALQAFLDTAAEDPQIMRIVTSDTAGVPGLAERRHDVLAMIADLVVQHAPEVLGAHDATQLRRAAMFITGGVNQLIEGWLDGAITLSTAELAAECTRLCLRVLQSGPLT; translated from the coding sequence ATGACGAGGCCTGAGGTGATGCGCCCCTACGGCGGGGTCAGCGCCGAGGCCCGGCGGGCCGAACGCCGGGCCCGGCTGCTGGCGGCCGGGCGCAAGGCGTGGGCCGAGTCCGGGCCGGCCGGGGTGAAAGTGCGTGGCATCTGCGCTCTCTCGGGCCTGACCGACCGCTACTTCTACGAGCAGTTCGCCAACCGCGACGCACTCCTGCTCGCCGTCGCCGACGACGTGCGCGACCAACTGCTCACCGCGATGGTCCAGGCCGGGCTCGGCGCCGAAGGCGGCGCCGCCGAGAAACTCCAGGCCGCCCTCCAGGCCTTCCTGGACACCGCCGCCGAAGACCCGCAGATCATGCGCATCGTCACCAGCGACACCGCCGGTGTTCCCGGGCTGGCCGAACGCCGCCATGACGTCCTGGCCATGATCGCCGACCTCGTCGTCCAGCACGCCCCCGAAGTTCTCGGCGCCCACGACGCCACCCAACTCCGCCGCGCGGCCATGTTCATCACCGGCGGCGTCAACCAGCTCATCGAAGGCTGGCTCGACGGCGCCATCACCCTGTCCACCGCCGAACTCGCCGCCGAATGCACCCGCCTGTGCCTGCGCGTACTGCAATCCGGGCCGCTTACCTGA
- a CDS encoding GNAT family N-acetyltransferase produces MSSASQALHPTYPIRTKRLLLRPLTIADVEALYAYRSVPDVCRYVPFEPMTREAIAERLETQWANPGLTDEGQALTLGIEVAETGALIGDVILFWHSRIHAGGEIGYVLNPDAGGHGYATEAAQAMLRLGFEDLGLHRIIARLDERNTASAKVARRLGMRQEARLVHNEIFKGEWSTELDFAMLSDEWASAER; encoded by the coding sequence GTGTCGTCCGCTTCGCAAGCCCTGCATCCCACGTATCCGATCCGAACCAAGCGACTGTTGTTGCGTCCGCTGACAATTGCGGACGTGGAAGCCCTGTACGCGTATCGCAGTGTGCCCGACGTCTGCCGGTACGTACCGTTCGAGCCGATGACGCGGGAGGCCATCGCGGAGCGGCTCGAAACGCAGTGGGCGAATCCCGGGCTCACCGATGAAGGTCAGGCACTCACCCTCGGCATCGAGGTCGCCGAAACCGGCGCCCTGATCGGCGATGTGATCCTGTTCTGGCACAGCCGAATTCATGCCGGCGGCGAGATCGGCTATGTGCTGAATCCCGACGCCGGCGGGCACGGCTACGCCACCGAGGCGGCGCAGGCCATGCTGCGCCTCGGGTTCGAAGACCTCGGCCTGCATCGCATCATCGCGCGACTCGACGAACGCAACACCGCCTCCGCCAAGGTGGCGCGGCGGTTGGGGATGCGGCAGGAAGCCCGGTTGGTGCACAACGAGATCTTCAAAGGCGAATGGTCCACAGAACTGGATTTCGCGATGCTCAGCGACGAATGGGCGAGCGCCGAACGATAG
- the fdxA gene encoding ferredoxin, giving the protein MTFVIGAACVDVLDRACIEECPLDCIYVGDRMAYINPAECTDCSACEPACPVEAIYYEDDMPAGEEIFVTENARFFDEVLPGREGALGDPGGASSLGALGVDTAFVAAYPAATPNPA; this is encoded by the coding sequence ATGACTTTCGTCATCGGAGCGGCCTGCGTCGACGTCCTGGACCGCGCCTGCATCGAGGAGTGCCCGCTCGACTGCATCTACGTCGGCGACCGCATGGCCTACATCAACCCGGCGGAATGCACCGACTGCTCGGCGTGTGAACCGGCCTGCCCGGTGGAGGCCATCTACTACGAGGACGATATGCCCGCGGGCGAGGAAATCTTCGTGACCGAGAACGCGCGCTTCTTCGACGAGGTGCTACCAGGGCGCGAAGGGGCGCTCGGCGATCCCGGCGGTGCGTCGAGCCTCGGCGCACTGGGTGTGGATACGGCGTTCGTGGCGGCCTATCCGGCAGCCACCCCGAATCCGGCGTAG
- a CDS encoding LysR family transcriptional regulator — protein sequence MTLPPGTPDLEVLDLLVSVAELGSLGAAARRHGITQPAASMRIAALERRLQLRLLDRGPTGSVLTEPGRAVVDHARPVLAAARTFTDYLTTLRAADRPKLRIAASKTIADHRMPHWLAALRAARPEVTVALEVGNSRQVEAWVQQAQADVGFVEGPHAPAELASRVLGADDLVVVVGRSHPWSRRRKPLTVRELAGTALLWREPGSGTRDTIWELLAAESEPRSPAAELGSTAAILTTARTGTAPAVLSRLVAGAALAAGELIEIPLADAVLTRKFRAVWRRQSPPADPGDLLIRYAERFEQKRGPG from the coding sequence ATGACGCTTCCACCGGGCACACCCGACCTGGAGGTGCTCGATCTGCTCGTCTCGGTCGCCGAGCTGGGCAGTCTCGGCGCCGCCGCCCGCCGGCACGGCATCACCCAACCGGCCGCCAGCATGCGCATCGCCGCGCTGGAACGGCGGCTACAGCTGCGGTTGCTGGACCGCGGGCCCACCGGCTCCGTCCTCACCGAGCCAGGACGCGCCGTCGTCGACCACGCCCGCCCGGTGCTCGCGGCGGCGCGCACGTTCACCGACTACCTCACCACCCTGCGCGCCGCCGACCGGCCGAAACTGCGCATCGCGGCCTCGAAAACCATTGCCGACCACCGGATGCCGCACTGGCTGGCGGCCTTGCGCGCGGCCCGGCCCGAGGTGACGGTGGCGCTCGAGGTGGGCAACTCCCGCCAGGTCGAAGCCTGGGTGCAGCAGGCGCAGGCCGATGTCGGGTTCGTCGAAGGACCCCATGCCCCAGCCGAACTCGCCAGCCGCGTGCTCGGCGCCGACGACCTGGTGGTCGTGGTCGGACGCAGTCATCCGTGGTCGCGCCGTCGCAAACCGCTGACCGTGCGCGAACTGGCGGGCACCGCCCTGCTGTGGCGCGAGCCCGGTTCGGGCACTCGGGACACCATCTGGGAGCTGCTCGCGGCCGAATCCGAACCTCGCTCCCCCGCAGCCGAATTGGGTTCGACCGCGGCGATCCTGACAACGGCGCGCACCGGCACAGCACCCGCCGTCCTCAGCCGGCTCGTCGCCGGGGCCGCCCTGGCCGCCGGCGAGCTGATCGAAATCCCGCTCGCCGACGCGGTTCTCACCCGCAAGTTCCGTGCTGTCTGGCGCCGCCAGTCCCCGCCCGCCGACCCCGGTGACCTGCTCATCCGTTACGCGGAACGATTCGAACAGAAGCGCGGCCCGGGGTAA
- a CDS encoding DUF1801 domain-containing protein, translated as MTPAMSGSDLSPSQLIDARIKELGDWRGEALARIRKLVRDADPEAVEEWKWRGVPVWSHAGMLCTGETYKDHVKVTFPKGAQLDDPSMLFNSSLDGNTRRAIDIYADDKLDEEAFVALVRAAADLNTAG; from the coding sequence ATGACCCCAGCGATGAGTGGTTCGGACTTGTCTCCCTCTCAGCTGATAGACGCGCGAATCAAGGAATTGGGTGATTGGCGTGGGGAGGCCCTCGCTCGGATCCGCAAGCTCGTCCGAGACGCCGACCCCGAAGCGGTCGAGGAATGGAAGTGGCGCGGTGTCCCGGTGTGGTCGCATGCCGGAATGCTTTGCACCGGCGAAACATACAAGGATCACGTTAAGGTCACCTTTCCCAAGGGTGCTCAACTCGACGACCCGTCGATGCTGTTCAACTCCAGCCTCGACGGCAACACTCGGCGCGCCATCGATATCTATGCGGACGACAAGCTCGACGAGGAGGCTTTCGTGGCTCTAGTGCGTGCGGCCGCGGACCTGAACACCGCCGGGTAG
- a CDS encoding glycosyltransferase gives MTSLDALVRAAAFGVMVIALGYTVPLVVIGVLFARRSDNSLRAQLALQAGSPVEIPPGWSVFVLVPCLNEAKVIGNTVHSLREHQPGAQVIVIDDGSADDTAELAEKAGAGKIFVVRRTLPDARRGKGAALNAGLRHLRSCVRKQGLDPARVLVCVLDADGRMTPGAAAKVAGLFEDPGVGGAQLAVRIRGREHVALRFQDWEFWGLSALSQFGRVATGSVSMAGNGQFSRLSALDMVGERPWSDSLTEDLDLGISLAVAGWRVTSTMGAFVSQQGLTDARRLLRQRTRWFQGHMSAMSRLPELWTGRGIRLGTRLELTGYLFIPFLITLPWSLIQQYLLLRLIFGDDNMFTLADGPLWVRVLSGVAWYLVSFSGYVIWAVVYWRRTDDLALYRSLFYSHAQILWNYVSFIAVWRAAWRIVTGRVNWAKTERTEEVPVTG, from the coding sequence GTGACCTCTTTGGATGCACTCGTGCGTGCCGCCGCATTCGGCGTCATGGTGATCGCTCTGGGCTATACCGTGCCACTCGTTGTGATCGGCGTGCTGTTCGCCCGTCGCTCGGACAACTCGCTGCGGGCACAGTTGGCGTTGCAAGCGGGCTCGCCGGTGGAGATACCGCCCGGCTGGAGTGTCTTCGTGCTGGTGCCCTGCCTGAACGAGGCGAAGGTCATCGGGAATACCGTGCACAGCCTGCGCGAGCACCAGCCCGGCGCGCAGGTGATCGTCATCGACGACGGCAGTGCCGACGACACCGCGGAACTCGCCGAAAAAGCCGGTGCGGGAAAGATTTTCGTGGTGCGGAGGACCCTGCCTGACGCACGGCGCGGGAAAGGCGCGGCGCTGAACGCGGGTCTGCGGCACCTCCGGTCGTGTGTGCGGAAGCAGGGTTTGGACCCGGCGCGGGTGCTGGTGTGTGTGCTGGACGCCGACGGGCGGATGACACCGGGCGCGGCCGCGAAAGTGGCTGGACTGTTCGAGGATCCGGGGGTGGGCGGTGCACAGCTGGCGGTGCGGATTCGTGGTCGCGAACACGTCGCGCTCAGATTCCAGGATTGGGAGTTCTGGGGGCTCAGTGCGCTCAGCCAGTTCGGCCGGGTCGCCACCGGTTCGGTGAGTATGGCGGGGAACGGGCAGTTCAGCAGGCTGTCCGCGCTCGATATGGTGGGCGAGCGACCGTGGTCGGATTCGCTCACCGAGGATCTCGATCTCGGCATCAGCCTGGCGGTTGCCGGGTGGCGGGTCACCTCCACCATGGGCGCCTTTGTGTCACAACAGGGTTTGACCGACGCGCGCCGCCTGCTGCGGCAACGTACCCGCTGGTTCCAGGGCCATATGAGCGCGATGAGCCGATTGCCCGAATTGTGGACCGGCCGCGGGATCCGGCTGGGCACCCGGCTGGAGCTCACCGGATATCTGTTCATCCCGTTCCTGATCACGCTGCCGTGGTCGCTGATTCAGCAATATCTCCTGCTGCGCTTGATATTCGGGGACGACAACATGTTCACCCTCGCGGACGGACCGCTGTGGGTACGCGTCCTCAGCGGCGTGGCCTGGTATCTGGTGTCCTTCTCCGGCTACGTGATCTGGGCGGTGGTGTATTGGCGGCGCACCGACGATCTGGCGTTGTACCGATCGCTCTTCTACTCCCACGCCCAAATCCTGTGGAACTACGTCAGCTTCATCGCCGTGTGGCGAGCCGCCTGGCGAATCGTCACCGGACGCGTCAACTGGGCGAAAACCGAACGCACCGAAGAAGTCCCGGTGACCGGATGA
- the wecB gene encoding non-hydrolyzing UDP-N-acetylglucosamine 2-epimerase, translating to MTVRAMLVLGTRPEAVKLAPVARAMAADPLWEPLLVTTGQHREMLRQMLHLFPACDHTELDVMRTRQQLSTLTARLIDVLGAVIRAHRPDLVVVQGDTTTALTGALAAFYERVPVAHVEAGLRTGVVDNPFPEELNRTLIARVARWHFAPTARAAEQLKTEGVPEGSVFVTGNTAVDNLRWVLDRGEGRDHFATASRRVLLTLHRRENQGTTMRGMGAAIRRLADRGDLEILLPLHKSPAVREALLPHFAGHPHIRVVEPLNYLDFTATLAACDLVLTDSGGIQEEAPTLGKPVLILRTTTERPEAVDVGAAQLIGTDPDAIVAATTAVLEDHATYTRMSKAGNPFGDGKAAGRIVTQLSADCADLVRAPVGV from the coding sequence ATGACCGTGCGCGCGATGCTCGTCCTCGGCACCCGGCCCGAAGCCGTCAAACTGGCTCCGGTCGCCCGCGCGATGGCCGCCGATCCGCTGTGGGAACCGCTACTCGTCACCACCGGACAGCATCGGGAAATGCTGCGGCAGATGCTGCATCTTTTTCCCGCCTGCGATCACACCGAACTCGATGTCATGCGCACCCGCCAGCAGCTGTCCACGCTGACTGCCCGGCTGATCGATGTCCTCGGCGCGGTGATCCGCGCGCACCGGCCCGATCTGGTAGTGGTGCAAGGTGATACGACGACCGCGCTGACCGGCGCACTGGCCGCGTTCTACGAACGCGTGCCTGTCGCGCACGTCGAAGCCGGCCTTCGAACCGGCGTGGTGGACAATCCCTTTCCCGAAGAACTCAACCGCACCCTGATCGCCCGCGTCGCCCGCTGGCACTTCGCTCCCACCGCCCGCGCCGCCGAACAGCTGAAAACCGAAGGCGTGCCCGAGGGTTCGGTCTTCGTCACCGGCAACACCGCCGTCGACAATCTCCGCTGGGTGCTGGACCGAGGCGAGGGCCGCGACCATTTCGCCACCGCCTCGCGCCGGGTCCTGCTCACCTTGCATCGCCGGGAGAACCAGGGCACCACCATGCGCGGGATGGGGGCAGCGATCCGCCGCCTCGCCGACCGCGGCGATCTCGAGATTCTGCTGCCGCTGCACAAGAGCCCGGCCGTCCGTGAAGCCTTGCTCCCCCATTTCGCCGGTCACCCGCATATCCGTGTCGTCGAGCCGCTGAACTACCTCGACTTCACCGCCACCCTCGCCGCCTGCGACCTCGTCCTCACCGACTCCGGCGGCATCCAGGAGGAGGCCCCGACCCTCGGCAAGCCAGTCCTGATCTTGCGCACCACTACTGAACGCCCGGAGGCCGTGGACGTGGGGGCGGCACAGCTGATCGGCACCGACCCCGACGCGATCGTCGCCGCCACCACCGCCGTCCTCGAGGATCACGCGACCTACACCCGAATGTCGAAGGCAGGTAACCCGTTCGGCGACGGAAAGGCCGCCGGGCGCATCGTCACCCAACTGTCGGCCGACTGTGCCGACCTGGTCCGGGCACCGGTGGGTGTTTGA
- a CDS encoding GNAT family N-acetyltransferase produces the protein MTAQFIRDDSTSAAAQSEALIDLYAEVFAEPPYHERPGDVARFRELLTAELAEPGFDLVRAVEDDELIGMAYGFTLAAGTWWPNAATPPPPGALEVPKFAIMELAVRRSHRGRGLGRGLLDTLLRARTEPLAVLSVDPAAPADALYRAWGWRPAGYTNPHPKDHRNYNILCFDQPVMTT, from the coding sequence ATGACCGCACAGTTCATCCGTGACGATTCCACTTCGGCGGCAGCACAATCCGAAGCGCTGATCGATTTGTACGCCGAGGTTTTCGCGGAGCCGCCCTACCATGAGCGTCCGGGGGACGTGGCCCGGTTCCGGGAGTTGCTGACCGCCGAACTCGCGGAACCGGGATTCGATCTCGTCCGGGCGGTCGAGGACGACGAGCTCATCGGCATGGCCTATGGGTTCACTCTCGCGGCCGGTACGTGGTGGCCCAATGCGGCTACGCCACCACCGCCCGGTGCACTCGAGGTGCCGAAGTTCGCGATCATGGAACTCGCTGTGCGCCGATCCCATCGCGGTCGCGGGCTCGGCCGTGGCTTGCTGGACACGCTGCTGCGGGCTCGCACCGAACCGCTCGCGGTCCTGTCCGTCGACCCGGCCGCTCCCGCCGATGCGCTCTACCGGGCCTGGGGCTGGCGGCCGGCGGGCTACACCAACCCCCACCCGAAAGACCACAGAAACTACAACATTCTGTGTTTCGATCAGCCTGTGATGACGACATGA
- a CDS encoding L,D-transpeptidase, with protein MTIDDSRFRLRSVLCLALAMVALSGAPAQAAALPVPYDGPAGQVVTVLAPGSSSTTAVLEAWERQGSRWIRALGPFPAFVGAEGVGEAREAVARTPAGVWALSHAFGNRPGNGTRLPYRQVTPWDWWVGDSRSLLYNMPFLCPPGLCPFNESVSERLGAVGYAYDRAVVMDYNRWPARPGHGSAFFLHVSTGEPTAGCVAIAAPDLDAVMRWLDPAAHPVIAIAAQQG; from the coding sequence ATGACCATTGACGACTCTCGCTTCCGGCTCCGGTCGGTGCTGTGTCTCGCCCTGGCGATGGTGGCGCTGTCGGGTGCACCGGCCCAGGCCGCGGCGTTGCCCGTGCCCTACGACGGCCCGGCCGGACAGGTCGTCACCGTCCTCGCTCCCGGCTCCTCGTCGACCACCGCCGTGCTGGAGGCGTGGGAACGGCAGGGCTCCAGGTGGATTCGCGCGCTGGGACCGTTTCCGGCATTCGTCGGCGCGGAGGGCGTGGGGGAGGCCCGCGAAGCTGTCGCACGCACACCGGCGGGAGTGTGGGCGCTGAGCCACGCGTTCGGCAACCGTCCGGGCAACGGCACCCGCCTGCCGTATCGCCAAGTGACGCCGTGGGATTGGTGGGTCGGCGACTCCCGCTCACTCCTCTACAACATGCCGTTTCTCTGCCCGCCGGGTTTGTGCCCGTTCAACGAAAGCGTCAGCGAGCGGCTCGGGGCGGTCGGCTATGCCTACGACCGCGCGGTGGTCATGGACTACAACCGCTGGCCCGCGCGCCCGGGCCACGGCTCGGCCTTCTTCCTGCATGTGTCTACCGGCGAGCCCACCGCGGGCTGTGTGGCTATCGCCGCTCCCGATCTGGATGCCGTCATGCGCTGGCTGGACCCGGCCGCACATCCGGTGATCGCCATCGCCGCTCAGCAGGGCTAG
- a CDS encoding alpha/beta fold hydrolase, with the protein MQPISAGKLRAAGITSRMLQSGDSSATEAVVFLHGTPGNSTDWLQFLPRVGAFARAIAFDMPGYGAARTFPSFDHRVEGGYRAFLVAAIEALGLERVHLVGHDFGVPWGLAWAAAQPERVASLTLINAGALPDYHWHTYARIWQTPVLGELTQAVTNRAGMRWLLQRANPRLPDEFIDRMYTGYDRYTRRTVLELYRAARDPSGMLAESASAIPREIPALILWGEDDPWLPARYAHSQSQIWPAADIQILPGLGHWPFADDPEAVAAHLVPFLMSNAT; encoded by the coding sequence ATGCAACCCATCTCCGCCGGAAAGCTCCGCGCCGCAGGAATCACCAGCAGGATGCTGCAATCCGGCGACAGCAGCGCCACCGAGGCAGTCGTCTTCCTGCACGGCACGCCGGGCAATTCCACCGACTGGCTCCAATTCCTGCCGCGGGTAGGCGCATTCGCCCGCGCGATCGCGTTCGACATGCCCGGCTATGGTGCCGCCCGCACCTTCCCCAGTTTCGATCACCGCGTCGAAGGCGGCTACCGCGCGTTCCTCGTCGCCGCCATCGAGGCGCTCGGCCTCGAACGGGTCCACCTGGTCGGGCACGATTTCGGCGTCCCCTGGGGATTGGCCTGGGCCGCAGCCCAACCCGAGCGCGTCGCCTCGCTCACACTGATCAACGCGGGCGCGCTGCCCGACTACCACTGGCACACCTATGCCCGGATCTGGCAGACGCCCGTCCTCGGCGAACTCACCCAGGCCGTGACCAACCGCGCCGGAATGCGCTGGTTGCTGCAACGGGCCAACCCTCGGCTGCCTGACGAGTTCATAGACCGCATGTACACCGGCTACGACCGGTACACCCGCCGGACCGTGCTCGAGCTCTACCGCGCCGCCCGGGACCCCTCCGGCATGCTGGCCGAATCGGCCTCCGCCATCCCCCGCGAGATCCCGGCCCTGATCCTCTGGGGCGAGGACGACCCGTGGCTGCCCGCCCGCTACGCCCACAGCCAATCCCAGATCTGGCCCGCCGCCGACATCCAGATCCTGCCCGGGCTCGGCCACTGGCCGTTCGCCGACGACCCCGAGGCCGTCGCCGCGCACCTTGTTCCATTCCTGATGAGTAATGCCACCTAA
- a CDS encoding phenylacetate--CoA ligase family protein, which produces MNRTFTGGTRRATARERARSVRLRAVSGLLTGTYHAASVHPALWRRMARTYHPSLARVAAQHAEAACRLAAVEVPAYRDFLHRSGAGKAKRLRNFPETGKITYARRYDEESRCRKGRLHRPGVIVDESSGSTGTPFNWARGPKELRTIYRNAAGYVQLAFPGDRLFVINAYSMGAWATGTTTGAAMARIAMVKNTGPDLDKIVDTLRHFGPRYDYIVAAYPPFLKHLRDRLDELGFDWGAYRLQGMVGGESMTEALRDYPEQRFDRVRSGYGASDLSIGIGAETTFTVWLRKQLAADPALRRELLGADEQRLPMIFHYNPLETYLEVNAHSELLCTITSRHCLQPKLRYNIGDEARVHTLPAVLRALRRDPLRWAEFERHRGADRMNLPLLFLFGRADSTVSYMGANLYPQDVEYGLYQGNPYADRIARFCLTLEELPDLESRPVVNLELRDTGLDTGERLLLSESCRSGVLNHLAHVSRDFAESLREDPSAADLRVRLFEPGTGPFAAMTKLKNSYLVEAS; this is translated from the coding sequence ATGAACAGAACTTTCACCGGGGGGACGCGGCGGGCGACGGCGCGGGAGCGGGCGAGAAGTGTTCGGCTGCGGGCAGTTTCAGGTCTGCTGACGGGGACTTACCATGCGGCGTCGGTGCACCCGGCGCTGTGGCGGCGGATGGCACGGACCTATCACCCGAGCCTGGCCCGGGTGGCAGCCCAGCACGCCGAAGCGGCCTGCCGGCTGGCGGCTGTGGAGGTGCCCGCCTACCGGGACTTCCTGCATCGATCCGGCGCTGGAAAAGCCAAGCGGCTCAGGAACTTCCCCGAAACGGGCAAGATCACCTACGCGCGCCGCTACGACGAGGAGAGCCGCTGCCGCAAAGGCCGGTTGCATCGTCCGGGCGTGATCGTCGACGAATCCTCGGGCTCGACCGGAACACCGTTCAACTGGGCGCGTGGCCCGAAGGAACTGCGCACGATCTACCGGAATGCGGCCGGTTACGTGCAGCTGGCGTTTCCCGGCGACCGGTTGTTCGTCATCAACGCGTACTCGATGGGCGCGTGGGCGACCGGCACCACCACCGGCGCGGCCATGGCGCGGATCGCGATGGTGAAGAACACCGGGCCGGATCTGGACAAGATTGTCGACACGCTGCGGCATTTCGGGCCCCGCTACGACTACATCGTCGCCGCGTACCCGCCGTTCCTCAAGCACCTGCGGGACCGCCTCGACGAGCTCGGATTCGACTGGGGCGCATACCGATTGCAGGGCATGGTGGGCGGCGAGTCGATGACCGAAGCGCTGCGCGACTACCCGGAGCAGCGCTTCGACCGGGTGCGGTCTGGTTACGGTGCGAGCGATCTGTCGATCGGTATCGGCGCAGAGACCACCTTCACCGTCTGGTTGCGCAAGCAGCTCGCCGCCGATCCCGCGCTGCGGCGCGAACTACTGGGCGCCGACGAGCAGCGGCTGCCGATGATCTTCCACTACAACCCGCTGGAAACGTATCTGGAGGTCAACGCGCACTCGGAGCTGTTGTGCACCATCACCTCCCGGCACTGCCTGCAACCCAAGCTGCGCTACAACATCGGCGACGAGGCCCGGGTACACACGCTGCCCGCGGTCTTGCGGGCGCTGCGCCGGGATCCGCTGCGCTGGGCCGAATTCGAACGCCACCGCGGCGCGGACCGGATGAACCTGCCCCTGCTGTTCCTGTTCGGGCGCGCCGACAGCACCGTCTCCTACATGGGCGCGAACCTCTACCCGCAGGACGTCGAATACGGCCTCTACCAGGGCAATCCGTACGCCGACCGAATCGCCCGGTTCTGCCTGACCCTCGAGGAATTGCCCGACCTGGAATCGCGCCCGGTGGTCAACCTGGAACTGCGCGACACCGGCCTGGACACCGGCGAGCGACTCCTGCTGTCCGAATCCTGCCGCAGCGGCGTGCTGAACCATCTGGCGCACGTCTCGCGTGACTTCGCCGAATCGCTGCGCGAGGACCCGAGCGCCGCCGACCTGCGGGTACGACTGTTCGAGCCCGGCACCGGCCCGTTCGCCGCCATGACCAAACTCAAGAACTCGTACCTGGTGGAGGCGTCATGA